In the genome of Marispirochaeta sp., one region contains:
- a CDS encoding substrate-binding domain-containing protein: MDKKRFVQIIVVITTILFVLSAAQSVRLIVADARHGDEYLSGVRPARYHFMVILPTLEGDFFQNMWGEIREAAEELDVGVELQVPRSTLDLRGGTAELLEIARLSQVDGIALYVTNEDDLMPLINRTDLSGIPVITLESDAPMSRRSSFIGSNSFKLGQEIGRLMQEAQPEGVRAALLKSEYYSDRASQWSIIKYGIIASLTSGEDDRIRAELKSQIGVLNAEEKARQILFLYPEVNVIFCTSLVDTISAANMVAEYRRAGEVRIIGYGYNQDIQQRMDEGYIYGTLVRDPEAIGRSGLQALVGIKTNKYVPSFIYIPGKVKLAANNETD; the protein is encoded by the coding sequence GTGGATAAGAAACGTTTTGTTCAGATCATCGTTGTCATCACAACCATCCTCTTTGTGTTGAGCGCTGCGCAGTCTGTGCGGCTGATCGTCGCTGACGCCAGGCACGGTGACGAATACCTTTCCGGGGTCAGGCCGGCCAGATATCACTTTATGGTTATCCTGCCCACTCTTGAGGGTGATTTCTTCCAGAACATGTGGGGGGAAATACGGGAAGCTGCCGAAGAGCTCGATGTTGGTGTCGAGCTGCAGGTACCCCGCAGTACTCTGGATCTGCGGGGCGGTACTGCGGAGCTCCTGGAGATTGCCCGGCTCAGCCAGGTGGACGGTATTGCACTCTATGTGACCAACGAAGACGACTTAATGCCCCTCATCAACAGGACCGATCTCTCGGGAATCCCTGTTATCACTCTCGAGTCGGATGCACCCATGAGCAGGCGCTCCTCATTCATCGGCTCCAACAGTTTCAAGCTTGGTCAGGAGATCGGGCGCCTGATGCAGGAGGCTCAGCCGGAAGGAGTGCGGGCGGCTCTGCTGAAGAGCGAATACTACTCAGACCGGGCCTCCCAGTGGAGTATCATCAAGTACGGTATTATTGCCAGCCTCACCAGCGGTGAGGACGACCGGATCAGGGCGGAGCTGAAGTCGCAGATCGGGGTCCTCAATGCTGAAGAGAAGGCCCGGCAGATCCTCTTTCTCTACCCTGAGGTGAACGTCATTTTCTGTACCAGTCTGGTCGATACCATATCGGCCGCTAATATGGTAGCGGAGTATCGCAGAGCAGGCGAAGTCAGGATCATCGGCTACGGGTACAACCAGGATATCCAGCAGAGGATGGATGAAGGCTATATTTACGGCACCCTGGTGCGGGACCCGGAGGCAATCGGCAGGAGCGGACTGCAGGCCCTCGTGGGGATCAAGACCAACAAGTATGTTCCCTCATTTATATATATCCCCGGCAAGGTCAAACTGGCGGCGAACAATGAAACCGACTAG
- a CDS encoding universal stress protein codes for MPHRNIFKKILFCTDFNTDAMRAFRYALNIAAANKDSELIIFHAIPEPDAQFWKSYIYEVEDVDTKARQDIDRKIAEVYTPAIPEDIAWSSDFSVGNVGEEILRKSQEESVSLIVIGRGAGSNVINRMLGNFTEKVIRKAHCPVLVVPDEEEGEI; via the coding sequence ATGCCCCACAGAAATATTTTTAAGAAAATTCTCTTTTGTACAGATTTTAACACAGACGCCATGCGGGCTTTTCGTTACGCCCTGAATATCGCCGCTGCCAACAAGGACAGCGAGCTGATTATCTTTCATGCCATCCCTGAGCCCGACGCTCAGTTCTGGAAGTCCTATATCTATGAGGTAGAGGACGTCGATACCAAAGCCAGGCAGGACATTGATCGGAAGATAGCCGAGGTCTATACACCTGCGATTCCTGAGGATATAGCCTGGTCGTCCGATTTTTCCGTTGGAAACGTAGGAGAAGAGATCCTGCGCAAATCACAGGAGGAGTCTGTCAGTCTGATTGTCATTGGCAGGGGAGCGGGCTCAAATGTGATAAACCGGATGCTCGGCAATTTTACCGAGAAGGTTATACGGAAAGCTCACTGCCCCGTGCTGGTTGTACCTGATGAGGAAGAGGGCGAAATCTGA
- a CDS encoding TRAP transporter large permease, with amino-acid sequence MSPVEIGVIGSLILFGLLLTSMPVAFAMIASGVIGFALIVNPKAAFSMVSADLYETFSSYSLTVIPLFVMMGQIAFHAGISKRMFRTAYVWIGHLRGGLAMATVGACAGFGAICGSGPATAATMSAVALPEMKRYGYADSLASGTVAAGGSLGMLIPPSVVFIVYALMTEQSIGDLFLAGIVPGILIALLFCFSIYFSCLRNDNLGPAGPRHSWKQKFQSLSGVIETLLLFLLVMGGMFFGFFTPIEAAAVGTAGSFGIAFFQKEMTLHKMKMIIFETVRTSSMIFFIVAGAVIFGRFLAVSRIPFAVASFFVSLPLPGWGVMMIIILFFLVAGCFIDALALILLTIPIFYPVILELGFDPVWFGVIVVVITQMGVITPPVGVNVYVVSGIERDIPLTVIFKGALPYLVMLLVSAVILILVPQLCLFLPGLLH; translated from the coding sequence ATGAGTCCTGTGGAAATCGGTGTTATCGGCAGTCTGATTCTGTTTGGGCTTTTGTTAACCAGTATGCCCGTCGCCTTTGCCATGATCGCCTCCGGGGTTATCGGGTTTGCCCTGATTGTCAATCCGAAGGCGGCTTTCAGCATGGTCAGTGCTGACCTGTATGAAACCTTTTCGTCCTACAGCCTGACGGTGATCCCTCTTTTTGTGATGATGGGACAGATAGCCTTTCATGCAGGAATCAGCAAGCGCATGTTCCGCACCGCATACGTATGGATCGGTCATCTGCGGGGTGGACTTGCAATGGCCACCGTCGGGGCCTGCGCGGGATTCGGCGCTATTTGCGGTTCCGGACCGGCTACCGCCGCTACCATGTCTGCTGTGGCCCTGCCGGAAATGAAGCGTTACGGGTATGCCGATTCTCTTGCCTCCGGAACTGTTGCCGCGGGGGGCTCTCTGGGAATGCTGATACCGCCGTCGGTAGTTTTTATTGTATACGCTCTTATGACCGAACAGTCCATTGGGGATCTTTTTCTCGCCGGAATTGTTCCCGGAATATTGATCGCCCTGCTGTTCTGCTTTTCCATCTACTTTTCCTGTCTGCGGAACGATAATCTCGGGCCTGCTGGACCCCGCCACAGCTGGAAGCAGAAGTTCCAGTCCCTGTCCGGTGTAATTGAAACCCTGCTGCTGTTTTTGCTGGTTATGGGTGGAATGTTCTTCGGATTTTTTACCCCCATAGAGGCTGCAGCAGTGGGTACCGCCGGCAGTTTTGGTATAGCCTTCTTTCAAAAAGAGATGACCCTGCATAAAATGAAGATGATAATCTTCGAGACTGTACGCACCTCCAGCATGATCTTTTTCATCGTCGCCGGTGCTGTTATTTTCGGCAGATTCCTGGCGGTCTCCAGGATCCCTTTTGCGGTTGCCTCGTTTTTTGTCTCCCTGCCCCTGCCGGGCTGGGGTGTCATGATGATCATCATCCTCTTTTTTCTGGTGGCGGGCTGTTTTATTGATGCTCTGGCGCTTATTCTGCTGACGATACCGATTTTTTATCCGGTTATACTTGAACTCGGCTTTGATCCTGTCTGGTTCGGGGTTATTGTCGTTGTTATAACCCAGATGGGGGTTATAACGCCCCCGGTGGGAGTGAATGTGTATGTAGTCAGCGGCATCGAACGGGATATACCCCTGACGGTGATTTTCAAGGGTGCTCTGCCGTACCTTGTGATGCTGCTGGTTTCCGCGGTTATTCTGATTCTGGTCCCGCAGCTGTGTCTCTTTTTGCCGGGACTGCTTCACTAA